A window of Solanum stenotomum isolate F172 chromosome 3, ASM1918654v1, whole genome shotgun sequence contains these coding sequences:
- the LOC125859750 gene encoding cinnamoyl-CoA reductase-like SNL6 — protein sequence MTIAADFYDEQDSVFCSKRVCVMDAAGQLGSAIVHQLLLRGYTVHAAFQNHDEMQCFKRKYGCGNDDSKSKKLICFHADPLDYHSIVDALKGCCGLFYSFETPSDYPTYDELMGEMEVRAAHNVMEACAQTDTLNKVVFTSSATAVLWGTRKRDQHNSPVASHSHSYVDERDWTDINFCKKYKLWHGLSKTQAEKTAWALAMDREVNMVSINGGLLIHPDLNIREPYLKGAAEMYEDGVFVAVDLKFLVDAHMCVFEDVSSYGRYLCFNRVINTTKDATTLANMLLPPSASSETQSLEDDTVYEQRISNKKLNKLMLGFDTGLEVQVN from the exons ATGACAATTGCAGCAGACTTTTATGATGAGCAGGATTCAGTGTTTTGTTCAAAGAGAGTTTGTGTTATGGATGCTGCTGGTCAGCTGGGATCTGCAATTGTCCATCAGCTCTTGCTCAGAGGTTATACAGTCCACGCCGCTTTTCAAAACCATG ATGAAATGCAATGTTTTAAGAGGAAATATGGTTGTGGCAATGATGACAGCAAAAGCAAGAAGTTGATATGTTTCCATGCTGACCCCTTGGATTATCATAGCATAGTAGATGCTCTCAAAGGCTGTTGTGGTCTGTTTTACTCATTCGAGACCCCCTCTGACTATCCGACCTACGAC GAATTGATGGGAGAAATGGAAGTCAGAGCAGCTCACAATGTGATGGAAGCCTGTGCACAAACAGACACCTTAAACAAGGTTGTTTTTACATCATCTGCAACAGCTGTGTTATGGGGTACAAGGAAGAGGGACCAACATAACTCTCCTGTGGCTTCCCATTCTCATTCCTATGTCGATGAAAGAGATTGGACTGACATCAACTTTTGCAAAAAGTACAAG TTATGGCACGGCCTATCAAAGACACAAGCGGAGAAAACAGCATGGGCATTGGCAATGGACAGAGAAGTGAACATGGTGTCTATAAATGGAGGGTTGTTAATTCATCCAGACCTCAATATAAGAGAACCTTACTTGAAGGGAGCTGCAGAAATGTATGAAGATGGTGTGTTTGTTGCAGTGGACCTCAAGTTCTTGGTAGATGCCCATATGTGTGTGTTTGAGGATGTTTCCTCTTACGGACGATACTTATGCTTCAACAGAGTCATAAACACCACTAAAGATGCTACCACACTAGCCAATATGCTTCTGCCTCCTTCAGCGTCATCAGAAACACAAAG TTTGGAGGACGATACTGTATATGAG